aaaaaaaattccacttgactatgttttaactaccttataattaaaaatcaaatacaatttaaaagtaaattgtaaataatataaaaaaactgAATTCAATAAAATTACTGAAACGAAGGAAGTAAAATTCGATAAAAACCTCAAAATTtagataattatattatttaccgTATTTTCGATACCTCCACCCCACAAAATATAGGCTGGCGCCTATGATTACAGTTACTCCAATAACAATTACCATTGCTTCGATAATTATGTTCCATTTTCTAGTTGCTGTTagcaatcaaaaaaataattaaaatgttatCATACAATAATACCTGCATATATTAATTATGTATACTTCTGTTTTTAATcctatttaatttgattaaattttttggTATAAACATGTATTCAAAGAAGCAACTATTTCATATGGATGTTTTCTAAAAGAAATTTGATTATATgacatattataaataattaagattTCAACGTATTTAATCTAGGCTTCCGATATCAAACTAAAAatccaattcaatcaaaaatgtAACTGGTTGCTAGTTGTTGTTTATTGGCGGTCCATTAAACTTGTTTGATCATGTGATATCATTGAGGTTTTAGTCAGTTAATAAGCTAGCTGTATCAGCCAACTACTAATTGAGATGTTTTGTATATTAGTTGGAGGTCGTAGGcctttcaataaaaaattaaccaaaaagCCATAAACTAATGGAAATTCCACTCAATGTCTGCTTTTAAgtcattaataaataatttttttagttgtttaacttactaacaaattaaaagtcaaaagccaaaaatcaatcaaatcgACTGAAAAGTTATTTACAAAATACACTCATAAAGTTGTATATTTTGGTGGTGTTTGGTACTTAACTCTTACATTGACTTTTTGATTGGTCAGTCAGCCaaaaaagtatttaataaatgacttttaagctagttgaaaaattggcttttaagccaaaataaaaagctACTCTAATTAGCTTTTTTGTTGCCTTTTGACTCATTGGCCCATCTTTTCTCAAATAAACAGACAACAAcaaatacttaaatttaccattaatctcTATAAAAAAACTGGTGTTTTCAGCTagtttaaaagccaacaaaaaaagcTAACACTTTCAGCTGGTCAAACATGCCAACTAAACAAGTCAACAACTGACAACCAACAGTCAATTGCCAAACATCCCTTTATAAATGTAATTAACGTGTGTGTTGATTCAACTCAGAAATACATGATTGGAACACTTACCTAGTTCAGAATCAGCCAATCGAATATATAGATCGGCACCGGCATAAGGATATTGTTGGATATCAATCAAGCTTTCATTCCAAACCATACATCCAATACCAAAGTAATAAGCATAAGCCAAACAAGAACATACTTTAAAGCATTTCCTCCTACAATCATTCTTATCTTGCGCTGTTAACCATTGTGCATTATCAGGCACTTTCATATGCTCTAACCTCAAAAAACCATCCATTCCACCCATTAAATTTCCACACTGCAATGCTCTTATTCGAACACAACCATTACTCCAATCACCATTCTTCCATTCCTCTTTATTTTTCGGCTCGAAACCATCCAAACAATCACAAATTGGAGAATTCATCTTGTTACATCTTCCAAAATTACCACACTTCCCAAATTCATCACACTCAGATTGGTAAGATTGCCAACCAATTGTCCATTTACCTGTAGTGACAGATCCAGTAAAAAAGCTAGTCAGAGCACAAGTTAAAAGCGATTTGAAGAAATGAGATGATGAGATTAAATGAGAAAGTGGATTTGTTGATGAGACATAAATAAATTTTGGGGAGACTATCAAGGAATCAACGCAACCAATAAATCCTACCACTCCCTTATTACACGAGAACCCATTGGATGAGAAATGTGGATGTAACACATGCCCTCCTCATACATGGTgctgaatatttcactttaaatgagagaTGATTGAAATTCAAACATGTGACCTTTCCTCACGCTCGATCTAATACAATGTCaatgaaccaattcaaccaaaaaattaAGCTAATTGCTGAAGCCCAAAAATATGTTACATACTCCAACAAGGACCGctaccaaaacaaatcaaaaatgaaACGCTACGAAGAAATGTTTTTGTTTAGGGTAAATTGTCAAGGATAAACCAATATTTGCTTGATCCACTAACAATAAAtcgatttattatttatttttaaataaacctatatagtgtttgctaaaaataaaagtaCCTATTATTTATAGCCATCTTTAAAACTTCTttttaatttaagaattaatAACAAACAATAGTCAAGTTTATTTTGAACAATTATAAGGAAAACGTGGGTTTACGATTTCCACTTTTGTTTACCTGTATTCCCATCATCAAATGTTGTTGCTACAAAATTTCCATCATATTCCAACACCACACGTTCCTTGGCGGATCCATTTGTAACAGAATAAGTAAGATAAAACGTGATTTCATTATCTTCTGAATAAGTAGTAAATCCAAACAAAGAGGTAGTCGACATAGAAGGAAATACACCCAAAATAGTATTCCCATTCCACGGTCCAGATCGCCAATACGGTTTTTCATTTTCCCATATAAAAAGTTCCGTTAGATTTCGCCTATATATACCCGTTTTAAACCGACCCAGCGATGGATCCGATAAGCTTTTCCAAGCCCAAAGAAACGGGTTTTTTTCTCGACTAAACGCGAATTTTCGAGGAGGAATAATTGTATCTGTTGGGTAATCAAAACTTTGCCAAATTATTGTTCCTGACGTAGAATTATTCGTAAGCAATACGAGATTTCCTGAATCCAAAAGTTTCGATGCACAACTAGTTGTTATCAAGGTTTTTTGAAGATTCGAGGAAAAAAAACTCCTGTTTTGTGAATTTAAGAGTTGGAGATTTCCATCAACGGAAATTTTTAGTACACCCGAAGTGTTGTTAAGTGGGTTGTTTCTGTTGGCTACCCATACTACTTGTAAAACGTCGGAATCTGGTGTGTTAAACCAGATTCCGAGGTAACGATTGGTTGAATTTGAGGGGCTAAAAAACCCAAGAATGTAGTTTTTATTGGGTGAAATTAGTGTTTTTGGGTCTTGTAGAAATTGTGATTTTGTAATAATATTGGATGTTGCTTGGAGAAATTCCAAGAAAGGCCAAGAGAAAAGAAGTAGAAGATGAACGAACATTATATGTATGGTTTTAATTGTTGTGAAGAGAAAAAATGTGGATAAATATTTGCAAAATGAAgttaatttattgttaatgtAAATGGATCATATTCATGCACAAACTTTGGTTGACGCCtatttcataaatattttttaagtgaTTGTTTACATGTATATAGTACTCCACTTGCTTTGTTAACGATAAATAAATTTGTTAGTTAATACTTACACCAATTTCACTTTTATAGtatttataagttttattttgatcTTTATTAATTCTATGAAAGAAAaatcttaaatatataattacaataaataatttcttataatttataCTCATGATATATTAGCCAGAGAAATTAgctattaaatataaatatttttctatcCTATACATCTAGTGCATAGATTTAGACAATAAATTTGgtaataattttgaatttaatagaaaatatcttctaaatataagtaaaagtaataatattttagagaatgttctaaatcaaatttcaaataattatcaattttatcGTTTAAACCTATGCACATGAAAAATACGTTTAAAAAactgttattattttttaatattaatttgcagCTACTTTTAAACTAGTTATGTaactaatttaataaaataattcttGTTATTTATTAGATTATTGAATAGACCGAGGAAAACAAGAGATGTTAGGTTGGAAACGAATTCAGGACATTTGTTCTTTCCTAGGGAAAGTAGTTTCACTTCCATGAACACATGATATAAGATTATATACCAAGTTAAATCTAAGAGGCTGACAAGGGCTGTTTTGCTAGTTGGTTTTTACATTGGCTTTTTGGtgaatttttggcttttggcttattgGTTGGTCAAATGgcaaaaaaagtgtttggtaaatgacatttaagcaaaaataaaaagCTACTCcagtttgttttttttgttggcttttagaTTATTGActcattttttctctaataaacagctaacaaccaatacttaaatttactaaatatctctaaaaacatctgatttttttaactaatttaaaagccaacaaaaacagtcAACATTTTCAGCTGGTCAAACCTAGCTAATGATTCAGCCCTTGTATTTGAAGTATTCAAGAGTCAAAGAGTCAAGACATAATCTTATCTCCTTATACAAGACATAACTTTTCAACTACTCAACTTGGTTAATTCTTGTTTTTAGTCATTAAATAAAGTTTACTATTGTTGTATTAATCCAAAGTGAGTCACAAGAAAATGATTCCCAAACTTCTTGAAATGATGTGGTATATTCCACATATATTAACTCTTTTTCACTTCATTATaaatcaattataaatttaCAATGTCCCATTCGGCATTCCGTGGGTCATtcgtttatatttaatttttagagCCAAAGAAAAAACAAAGACACTAAAAGAGCTTAAGATGTGatgtgataataatataatactttTCTTGTTTTTCCTGTTGATGTTTTAAgtgttatataaaaaaaaataatgataactCTTATTACtaagaaaaattacaaattatatccaaatttaattcaagttaatatcaattttgtatGTGAATGAAATTTTTAGACCCTAGGGGCTTTAGAAAATAGCCCATTTTACCCGTGCAAATCGACAACCATGTGATTTAGATCATATCTAGGCTAGAGTAAGAGAGGCGTGCGTCCTGACTCcaacataaaatttataaattctattttatacataaagaacaagttttaatatttatatgtatatgctATTTAGCTATAGTTGTGATGAATTCTGtgtctaaaaataataatataaattatttagatGAATTTCtagatattttaaaattttctaaaactaatcaataatgaattccATATATTCATAGCCCATTGTTAAAACATTTGCATATTATAGGTTTCAATATTTTGTAtttgtcatggtactgttttttaattaattaatttatttattaattaaacatcatattactaaaataccccttgacctttccggattgactttgacttttggtcaatgggctttctgcTGGACTTCCCATCTTCCTTGGAAGGCTCATGGCATCTTACCTTCAGAATACTTAACTTTCCTGTCATCTATCTTCTTTGGCCATCCTCCTTTTTAGTTGAATAACTGcccaccaccttccactcttcaGTCATGtttggctctccttgtttcaaggaGAATAACTGTCCACTCTTCccatgaccagtccacctcccattactcccactactcccatgatcttccacctttcctctctgaagtaacttcccccttcaatattataaatagggacaaccatcagaggggAAAGGACATCTGAAACAGcttttcctagtatccttgcttacactaCTTCCTCAAGCCTTCCCAACCACTAGCACTAGAACAAGCAATCtcaatcccgaccttccttcttgcattcattctacaatctgtcattcattaatttccgatttacgttctaacttgagcgtcggaggggttttccgggagatcaccccccggacaaggctaacgttatcttgcaggaattcaggtcaccTCCTATCATAAgtcgcttctcttgatcacacttctacttGTCTCCAGGTATTTCAAGCGTATCCCACTttctcgtttcatcaccgaaacagtattagttttatatattattaagagCCTCACATCGGTAAAAGTTATTTAAAGATATTAGAATAATAAAATGTATTTATAACAAAATTTGATAGTAATTTCACCTTATACCACCAAAAATTCTCTCATTTTTGTAATAGTAGTGGTGGATTTTTATTATAGCCAATAGATATAATAAAATTCTTGTGGAAATAGAATTAGGCCATCAAGTGGTAATTGTTATTTATGCCCTTTCATGAAACAAACAAGTAACACCAACAAATGAAGTAAAAAATGTTTATTCGATGTTGAAATTCCAACTTGATACTAATTAACCACTTTTAGATCCATCAATACATGCATTAGAAGTGTACTCTTGTAAGTCAATGATATAAGTTTGGTATAATTGTCTAAATCAAATTGTTATTTCTTCTAGTCTACATAAAACTTGCCTTGAGGGAATCCTAGTCAAATTGCCTAAGTATAGGTCATTCCAGGAAAATGTtcatacaatcatttaaaaagaaagaaaaaaacaaattcaatttTATAGTGAAATACTTTATTTCGTTGTTGGATGTTAGTTACTGTTAAAGGTGTTCAAACAGATTCGATGATCTGAGATTTACTCGATTatgtaataaaatttattttgaccGACATAAAAGATGGATtaacaattacataaaaattaatatgaacaTAAGACTCGATTTTAAACCGACTTGAAATATTTGACTCAATAAtccgaataaacacctctaattaGTATAGTTGGACTAGCTATCTAGAGAAactttatattttatcttagaaaataactaaaagctaattaaaaagtcattcatcaaacatatttttttgaCCATTTTTTAAATAGCCAACTGTTAATCAACCAAATAAGTATAAAGTAAACTCATTTGTCAAATACTTcgatatatacttctataagaTAGTATTTGACAAATgtttaaaatagtaaaagtgAGTGAAATCAGCTACACTTTGGTATCTACAAATGGTGGGATCCAAAGTTGCACTCTTTCTGTCTCATTAAATTTGtatcaatttttattaaataacttaaattctctttgatgcaaaCTAAAGAGGACAGAATATTAACTTTAATACAAAAAATTGATCTTCCCCTTAGTTGTGTGCATTTGgcaattgaaattatttttttaaaaaaggtttttttttgttaacattAAAATTAAGGCCATAGAAAACAATTACTCCAAATAAGTtccaatttattttaagagaaataaaacaGTTCTTAGTTTAAAACACACAGAGCTAAAGCTACtataatgtgtttttttttaattagaaatGTATTAGTGAAAAAAAGTCACTGTAACCAGGAGGACTAAAAATGTTGGCATAAAAAACcctataaaaaggaaaaaaccaTTGGTCTTTGCCCCTGAAAACAGACCACCCAAATAAAACAGCATAAGAGTAGACTATGCCTATAGATACACCAATGCGTTCTATAAGCTCTTTTAGAACTAAGTTAGCCTAACAAGGCATATTAAGTACCaattaaaaccaaaataaaacagCAAATCAACAATTACATTTGATCTAACTCTTCAAGGTTACACAACATATAAAACAGGTACTCTAACACATCCCAACCTTCAAACTCCACTTAAGTGGAAGCCGCATGACGGGATCAATAAGAAGtaattaatcttgtattcaaatGAAGATAATCCAGGATGAACATCTGATTTTCAAGATCACAAGTGATATCATGAATTAtcatatttcaaaaattattgaTATGGCACAATTGAGCAGAAAATGTACAAACATTTTTCCAGAAATTAAGGCAGTAACACCCCAGACTACCTACCACTAAATACAGTCAAAGAAAGATGGTTTTTAGTACAATGTTGGCCATTTTGACAAAATCCATCAGTAGAACTAACTCGCCTTTGGGTAAAACCAGGTGGCTTCGGGGGCGGAAGATCAGAAATATTATCGACATCAAGCATGGAAATCACTTCAGAAATGGATGGCCTATCCTCAGGAAATTCTTGAACGCATAATAGCCCCAAGTGTATGCACTTCGAAATCTCACCTTGGAAGCTTAGATCATAACCAGTTGGATCTATAAATGAAAGGATTTGGTTCTCGTTCCACAACTTCCACGCCTAGAATCGACAAACCAAATGGGTAAATCAAGATGtaaatatagcaaattcaaCGACTCATAATCACTTAATGGGGCTTACGTAAGTTGGAAGGCTCAATGACTCATAATCCATTTAGCTACTGTTTTTTCTGCGTCTGACAATCTCTAGTAATAGCACTCCGAAACTATATACATCCGATTTCTCAGAAAAGTGGCCTTCCATAGCATACTCAGGAGACATGTAGCCCCTGAAAACAAATCACAAATCTACTGGTTTAATATCTATGATCAACtcaaaattaagatttttatgAGGCTAATTTGTTGGAATGCTTACTATGTACCAACAACCCTTAAAGTGTTGGCTTGGTCTTGTTCTGCCCCAAATATACGTGCCATTCCAAAGTCTGATATCTTCGGATTGAGGTTCTCATCGATCAAAATGTTGCTTGCTTTCAGATCTCTGTGAATAATCTTCATTCTAGAATCTCTATGCAGATAAAGGAGGCCTCGACATATTTCCTTGATGATATTGAAGCCTTTCTTCCAGTCCAACTCTTTCTGGTGATGTGGATCTAACAGTATATAGATGGCAAAACCAAAGTTAGATATCacatactccctccgtcctattgaatttgcatcattttctattttggtttgtcccacttaatttgtaacatttctatttttgaacaatggcccaccactttcttttgatctcatctatacattttaactctcttaatttcatccacacaattcattccCTCTCTTAAAAATAACTCAATTCGCATCAAAGAGGACAAAGTAGTATGTGTTAGTAAGTCTTGGTTTACATTAAGATGCTTAAAGATATCATAAACATTGATCA
This genomic stretch from Amaranthus tricolor cultivar Red isolate AtriRed21 chromosome 9, ASM2621246v1, whole genome shotgun sequence harbors:
- the LOC130823511 gene encoding G-type lectin S-receptor-like serine/threonine-protein kinase At1g11330, with product MDYESLSLPTYAWKLWNENQILSFIDPTGYDLSFQGEISKCIHLGLLCVQEFPEDRPSISEVISMLDVDNISDLPPPKPPGFTQRRVSSTDGFCQNGQHCTKNHLSLTVFSGR